A single window of Hyla sarda isolate aHylSar1 chromosome 2, aHylSar1.hap1, whole genome shotgun sequence DNA harbors:
- the LOC130355772 gene encoding neuferricin: MLGYLAAAALCLAAVLVMRTDPWSLAELPGLGFIFPEKCESSGGRLLSREELSGYHGGHGSPGLYLAVLGQVYDVQKGMKHYGPGGSYSFFAARDASRAYVTGDFTEGGLVEDVSELSPAQMLHLHNWLSFYQKNYAAVGKLIGHFYDEAGNPTKALENAQAVIDIGVKLKKQRHEENKQFPPCNSEFSSGTSRVWCSKKSGGIQRDWVGVPRKLYLAGYDGYRCVCVRTTGPPSEWPDSKEHNDRGDLDNPSLKEYKDCNPLFDWCLLKE, translated from the exons ATGCTCGGATACCTGGCAGCCGCTGCATTATGCCTGGCAGCAGTGCTAGTAATGCGGACAGATCCATGGTCCTTGGCTGAGCTCCCCGGGTTGGGTTTTATATTCCCAGAGAAGTGCGAGTCTAGCGGGGGAAGGCTGCTGAGCAGGGAGGAGCTGTCCGGATACCATGGGGGGCACGGGAGCCCCGGCTTGTACCTGGCAGTGCTGGGGCAGGTGTATGATGTGCAGAAGGGAATGAAGCACTATGGGCCTGGGGGCTCCTACAGCTTCTTTGCAG CAAGAGATGCCTCTCGAGCCTACGTGACTGGTGACTTTACAGAAGGGGGCTTGGTGGAAGATGTGTCCGAACTGTCACCCGCACAGATGCTGCACCTTCACAACTGGCTTAGCTTCTATCAGAAGAACTATGCAGCGGTTG gtaaactCATAGGACACTTTTATGATGAAGCTGGAAATCCTACAAAAGCTTTAGAAAATGCACAAGCAGTCATTGATATTGGGGTAAAGTTAAAAAAGCAGAGACATGAAGAAAATAAGCAATTCCCACCATGTAACTCAGAATTCAGCTCTGGTACCAGCAGGGtatggtgttccaaaaagag TGGTGGAATACAAAGGGATTGGGTTGGTGTCCCCAGAAAACTGTATCTAGCTGGATATGATGGATATCGCTGTGTATGTGTCAGGACAACGGGTCCCCCTTCAGAATGGCCAGACTCTAAAGAACACAATGACCGAGGAGATCTAGATAATCCTTCCCTTAAGGAATATAAAGACTGCAATCCTCTGTTTGACTGGTGCTTGCTTAAAGAATAA